The region CGCTTTTAGGCTGGATTCTGGCTTTCATCCCCATAGCTAAGCCAAAGCGTATCAAAAAAAGCCTGCGACTGTTCCATCTCCTGGGCTAACACCTGCATCTCCACCACCGCCTCTACTCTGCCCCCTTGTTGCGGTAGTGAAAGAGGCTGAGATTCCCGCCCCAGCTTATGAAAGCGATGAACTCCATCAAACCGTTTTGAATTAGCACCCCCACAAAAATATGGGCTTCTTCGCAAAACGAACCCAAAGTTTTTTTAAGATTTAGGGTAGAGCTTGCTATTCTGCATCTATCGCGGGGAATAATAGTATTAAGTAGATGACGCTATGTTTTTCTTTAGGCAATGAGGAAGCAGTTTTAGCAGCAGCGATGAAACTTCGAGAAGCTAGGTCACTAAGGCTTGTGAATATGGAAATGACGATTGGATGATAGTGGTTGATAATTCAACGTTGCAGGATCAGTGAAGGTTTTACTTCATTCTTTGCCCACTGCTTAAAGCAACTCGGTCACAGTTTTATCTGAAAGTTCAGGAGATTCCATCAGCTTGTAGTGGGGAAATTACTGAACTCTGGAACACCTTGTTAAGCAGTAATTACACGGAAGGTTTTGGGAGCAACGAACCAGCTTCCTGAAATACTTTGCTCTTGAAAACTAGATTTTACTTTAACTCTAACGCCCTCAATTGGAGCAGAACATGATTCAAACTACAGATACAGCTAAGTTTACGACGACTGACCTAAATCGCTTTGCTGAAGAACTCAATCGAGATGGAATCTGTGTGATTCGGGGTTTATTTGATAGAAGATTGGTCGAAGAGTGGGCAGATGCTTTTAATGAATTGTTCCAAAAGCGCCAAAACCAACCGGGAGGTCTGGCACCTCGCGAAAAATCCCGTTACTATCTAACTTTCCCTTGGGTTTCTCCTTTTGCCAATGTGGATGTATTTGCGAATCCGGTAATTTTGGGGATTCTCGATCGGGTATTTTACCAAGAGTATAAATTGGTTCAGTTGGCGGCTGATATTCCTCTCCAAGGTTCGGATTACCAGGAAATTCACCGGGACTTTCGCCCACTTTTCTCAGATCAGATAGTAACGCCACTCTACGCGCTGGCGGTTAACTTTCCGCTGGTAGAAGTAACCGCGGACAATGGGCCGTTTCAAATGGCGCGGGGTACTCATGTCATGCCGCGTGAGGAAGGATTAGTAAAAATCGCTGCTGGCGAAATTCCCATAGAGTCTTTCTATATGCAGCCGGGTGATGTGATGATTCGCTCGCCGCTGGCGCTGCATCGAGGTTCACCAAACCGGACAAACACACCGAGACCGATGGTTGTGATGGGCTATGTGATGCATTGGCTGCACACCACGAAAGTAGACTTGACTGTGCAACGGGACTATTATGAAAGTCTGCCAGAGCAAGTAAGGGAATTACTGCGGTGCCAAGTGGTAGAGCAGTTGCCAGAAAACAAAGTTGAAACCTACGTGAATTTCAAGTATTAGGACGCTAATGTCTCAATTTGAGCCGAAACCTGAAGAATTTCCTAGCAAACGCACCTACACTAATCCGGTGTACAACGGCTATTTTGCCGATCCGTTTGTTTGGGAACACCAGGGGGTATATTACGCAATCGGCACGGGTGCAGCAGAAGCAGAGGGAGAGGTGGACGAAATCGGCAAACGGCGCGTCTTCCCCCTCCTGCGCTCTGAGGACTTTGTAAACTGGGAGTTTGCGGGTAATGCACTACTGCGCCCAGATCCTGCTCTCGGAGATAACTATTGGGCACCGGAAGTTGCTTACTGCGATCGCAAGTTCTATCTCTACTACTCTGTAGGACATGAAGACAAGCGGCATCAGTTACGGGTTGCAACGAGCGATCGCCCCTTGGGGCCTTATCAAGACATCGGTGAACCCCTCATAGACCCTGAATCATGCTCTTTCGCCATCGATCCTCATGCCTTTCGGGATGACGATGGTCAGTGGTATCTCTTCTACGCCCGCGATTTCTTGGATACAGAAGGAGGAGTAAGGGCTGGAACGGCGCTGATGGTAGACCGATTGATAGGAATGACAAAACTGGCTGGAGAGGGGAAAGTTGTTTTACGCGCCCGCTCTGACTGGCAGCGGTTTCTATCGAACCGTTTGATGTACGGCGATCGCTATGATTGGCATACCCTAGAAGGCCCTAGTGTCCGCAAACATGGCGATCGCTACTACTGCTTTTACAGCGGCGGGCGCTGGGAAACGGAAAACTACGGGGTCGATTATGGCGTTGCAGATAGCGTCATGGGTCCCTACTCGGATGCAGGAAATGAAGCGGGTCCCCGCGTATTGAAAACTGTTGTCGATCGAGTTCTCGGCCCCGGTCATAACTCGATTGTTGTCGGTCCCGATGGTAAGACTGATTACATCGCTTACCATGCTTGGGACACGGGCAGGTCAGCGCGGCGAATGTGTTTAGATAAATTGATTTGGACGGCAGATGGCCCACGTTGCGAGGGTCCGACCTGGACATCGCAAACTATATAACAGCTCCCAGCGATCGCGCTTGCCGAAACCGAAGCAATTCGAGCGATTGCTGGCGGCAAGATGTCAAGTGCGATCGCTGTTGAGGAGTGTCATATCTACGGGCAATTCTCTGGAAAGATTTTTAGCCTAGAATCCAAGTTGCAGAAATTAGCGACCGTCCTTCTTTTCACCAAAATCAGCAAAGAACCTTAGCCACTATGCCACCTGATCGGGAACTTTGGGTAACTTGATGATAAAGCTTGTTCCCTTGCCTTCAGCGCTTTCAACCTCAATCGTCCCTTGATGGGCTTCAGTAATACTCTTTACCAAAAATAATCCTAGTCCCCATCCCGTTTGCTCCTCAGCAGAGATAGTTCGACGAAATTGTTGAAATAGGATTGATTGAGCGTCTAGGGCAATTGGATCGCCTTCATTATGGATAGTAAGGCTGATCTGCGTTTCAGTTTGCTCAAGCGTGAGTGTAATCGGCGTGCCAGACGCACCATATTTCACAGCGTTAATTGCTAAGTTTTCAATCACCCGCCGTATTTCTTTCCGACTGCAATAACTCCTGATAGCAGAATCACAAACTACAACAAATCGCTCTCCATAAGCGAAGCTCAAATCCTCCACTACCTCCTGCATCAGGCTCTCTAAATCGCATTCTTCAAATGCAATCTTTAAGCTCTGCCCTGTCCGCAGCCGACTTGCATCGAGCAGATTTTGAATCATCGAATCCAGCCGATTGACCGCATTGATCATCCTCACCGCTACATCCACGTGGGTATCTCCTCGTTCCAGCCGACGCAGAGTCAGTTGAGTTCCCATTTTTACAACATTAAGGGGACCTCTGAGGTCGTGAGTTAGCGTCACCATAAATAGCTCTTGAATATCTCGCAGCGTCTCGGAGAATTGAGTGGCAGCGTCATTAACGGCTTGCTCAATGGAGCCGACAATGATGTCTCGTTCCCTCACTCCTAAAGGCGCTTCTTCCTCTAAAACTTGAAAGATGACTTGACGGAGGATGTGGTACTCGAAAATGAGTTGACTCATGGAGTAGTCAGCATAGCCCGCCCGTTCATGCCCATGCTTCTTGCCAATTCGCATGCTTTCCACCACGTCAGATGCGATTTGGGCAGGTGTCCGGTCAATTCTGTTTGAGAGTTCATCTACCAGTTGGTTTAAGTACAGAGGTAGCGAATTTTGTAAGACAAGAGAATCCTGATGCATTGATGCTTTAACTTCATCACGCGCCCGCTTCTCCCACAGATGCATAATTCTTTCAACATTTTGCTGAAGACGGTCAGAAGCTTGATTAGACATCGTTCTTGATTCTCTGCATGAGTGGAGGTAAGGGAAAGTTTCCAAGATGTGGGTTTGAATGGGTTCGAGCAGCAAGTAACAGAAGCTACAATGCATCTGTACACCCGGTCAAGTCGCAGACAAGGTTAAATTACCAAACATAGTAAGTAGTTTGGACAAGTAGCAGAAAGATTTAATTTTAGCGAACTGCAAACGCAAACGCATTTAAACCGCTTTTCAAAATAAAACGCAAACCACATGAAATTGCAAATAAAAGGTTAGTCCAAACCCCAATAACTGCAAATCAAATCACATTACCTGTAAACCGACTGCAAACCTAATTTTGAAGCCACATTATCTGCCAATAGCTTTGGGGTAAGCGAAAATAACTGCTCAAGGATTATTTTTAACAACTACAGACCAATTTCTACAATTTCATTCGGGCGTATATCTCTGGTCAATAAGTTATTTTAATTCGGATACTTTTGGTAATGTATTCTAAAAACCAGTGTTAGTCAATAAAACTGCTACTTGATGAAGAGGAAAGGCTTCATTCACAAAAGGAACCAGTAATGCAATTTTCTGATGGCTTTAGTGTGTATCTCTCTCAGGGTAAAATTATGTCAGTTTCGTTTCCTGAAGATGAGATTTAACACCTCACTGCACTAAACGGCTGGATGAAAGCGCTTTACCTATTGGGTTGGCAATTTTTAATGGGTCTGGGTCGTCATGTGTATAGGAGCGATCGCTCTAGCCCAAAAACAGATTCCTGAATTCTGGCTGTCATCCTCATCGCTAAGCCTAAACGTATCGAGAAAGGGCATCCACTCCTTCATCTCCTGGAGAGGTACTGCGATTCTCACTACAATTTGCCCATAATCGGCGCTGTTGTTGCAGTAGCGGCTTCATTTCTTGTCAAACCCAGGTCCCGACTGATTTCGGTAGTTAGAAAGGTTTTATTTATACTTGGTATAAAAATTTCCTATATCTTTTTAGCGACTCAATTGCCATACAGTGGTTCTACGCATCAGATGTTGCGTAGAACCACTGTGTCACTTCAGTCATGATTAAAACCTTTTTCAAATTCTTGGTTATCCAGGATGGGGAGTAGATATGGATACAAGCCTGATCGTTTCTAATATCCTAAATCCACCAATCCTATTCTTCTTTCTAGGTATGCTGGCAGTTTTTGTTAAATCGGATCTGGAAATTCCGGCTCCTTTCCCAAAGTTACTGTCACTTTATCTACTATTTTCCATTGGCTTTAAGGGAGGAGTGGAACTGATCAAAAGCGGCTTAACCCAGGAAGTGATATTCACCATGCTGGCAGCCATATTGATGGCGTGTGCTGTCCCGATCTATACCTTTTTTATCCTGAAGCTGAGGCTAGATACCTATGATGCAGCAGCGATCGCTGCGACTTATGGCTCCATCAGTGCCGTAACTTTCATCACGGCAGGAGCTTTTTTGACCGAGTTGGGGATTGATTATGATGGTTATATGGTTGCAGCGCTAGCGCTTATGGAATCTCCGGCTATCATCGTCGGGCTGATTCTGGTCAATCTATTCACACCCAGCCAGGGAGATCGGGACTTTTCCTGGCCCGAAGTGTTGCAAGAAGCCTTCCTGAATAGCTCCGTATTTCTGCTGGTTGGTAGCCTGATCATCGGAGTCCTAACTGGAGAACGCGGTTGGCACACTTTGGAACCCTTTACTCAGGGATTGTTCTACGGTATCTTGACCTTCTTTTTGCTCGACATGGGGTTGGTTGCGGCTAAAAGGATTAAGGACTTGCAAAAAACGGGCGTTTTTCTCATTTCTTTTGCAATACTAATCCCAATCCTCAATGCAGGCATTGGAATTTTGATTGCAAAATTCATCGGAATGCCCAAGGGAGACGCACTCTTATTTGCGGTGCTTTGTGCGAGTGCTTCTTATATTGCTGTTCCCGCCGCTATGCGTTTAACGGTTCCTGAAGCGAACCCTAGCTTGTACGTTTCTACCGCGCTAGCTGTAACGTTTCCTTTCAACATCATTGTGGGAATTCCTGTATATCTGTACGGAATTGAGATGCTTTGGAGATAACATCATGCATTCAGTTAAACGAATAGAAATCATCGCAAATTCAGTTGAACTTGGCAAAATTTTAGACAGCTTAAAAAAATCAGGTGTGACGGGGCACCTAGTCATCCGAAATGTTGCTGGGCAAGGGCTTAGAGGCGGTTCTGAAGATTTAGACATGACGATGCTGGATAATGTCTATGTCATCGCATTTTGTGCGCCAGAAAAACTTAAAGGTGCTGTGGAAATTATTCGACCAATCCTTAACAAGTTCGGAGGCAGTTGTTACATTTCTGATGCGATGGAAATTCGCTCGACAAGATGCGTTGCGTCGCTGTAAAATGGCTGCTTTTGTTTTCTGG is a window of Funiculus sociatus GB2-C1 DNA encoding:
- a CDS encoding sodium-dependent bicarbonate transport family permease, giving the protein MDTSLIVSNILNPPILFFFLGMLAVFVKSDLEIPAPFPKLLSLYLLFSIGFKGGVELIKSGLTQEVIFTMLAAILMACAVPIYTFFILKLRLDTYDAAAIAATYGSISAVTFITAGAFLTELGIDYDGYMVAALALMESPAIIVGLILVNLFTPSQGDRDFSWPEVLQEAFLNSSVFLLVGSLIIGVLTGERGWHTLEPFTQGLFYGILTFFLLDMGLVAAKRIKDLQKTGVFLISFAILIPILNAGIGILIAKFIGMPKGDALLFAVLCASASYIAVPAAMRLTVPEANPSLYVSTALAVTFPFNIIVGIPVYLYGIEMLWR
- a CDS encoding phytanoyl-CoA dioxygenase family protein, whose protein sequence is MIQTTDTAKFTTTDLNRFAEELNRDGICVIRGLFDRRLVEEWADAFNELFQKRQNQPGGLAPREKSRYYLTFPWVSPFANVDVFANPVILGILDRVFYQEYKLVQLAADIPLQGSDYQEIHRDFRPLFSDQIVTPLYALAVNFPLVEVTADNGPFQMARGTHVMPREEGLVKIAAGEIPIESFYMQPGDVMIRSPLALHRGSPNRTNTPRPMVVMGYVMHWLHTTKVDLTVQRDYYESLPEQVRELLRCQVVEQLPENKVETYVNFKY
- a CDS encoding glycoside hydrolase family 43 protein, whose translation is MSQFEPKPEEFPSKRTYTNPVYNGYFADPFVWEHQGVYYAIGTGAAEAEGEVDEIGKRRVFPLLRSEDFVNWEFAGNALLRPDPALGDNYWAPEVAYCDRKFYLYYSVGHEDKRHQLRVATSDRPLGPYQDIGEPLIDPESCSFAIDPHAFRDDDGQWYLFYARDFLDTEGGVRAGTALMVDRLIGMTKLAGEGKVVLRARSDWQRFLSNRLMYGDRYDWHTLEGPSVRKHGDRYYCFYSGGRWETENYGVDYGVADSVMGPYSDAGNEAGPRVLKTVVDRVLGPGHNSIVVGPDGKTDYIAYHAWDTGRSARRMCLDKLIWTADGPRCEGPTWTSQTI
- a CDS encoding sensor histidine kinase; its protein translation is MSNQASDRLQQNVERIMHLWEKRARDEVKASMHQDSLVLQNSLPLYLNQLVDELSNRIDRTPAQIASDVVESMRIGKKHGHERAGYADYSMSQLIFEYHILRQVIFQVLEEEAPLGVRERDIIVGSIEQAVNDAATQFSETLRDIQELFMVTLTHDLRGPLNVVKMGTQLTLRRLERGDTHVDVAVRMINAVNRLDSMIQNLLDASRLRTGQSLKIAFEECDLESLMQEVVEDLSFAYGERFVVVCDSAIRSYCSRKEIRRVIENLAINAVKYGASGTPITLTLEQTETQISLTIHNEGDPIALDAQSILFQQFRRTISAEEQTGWGLGLFLVKSITEAHQGTIEVESAEGKGTSFIIKLPKVPDQVA
- a CDS encoding P-II family nitrogen regulator — protein: MHSVKRIEIIANSVELGKILDSLKKSGVTGHLVIRNVAGQGLRGGSEDLDMTMLDNVYVIAFCAPEKLKGAVEIIRPILNKFGGSCYISDAMEIRSTRCVASL